The Aspergillus nidulans FGSC A4 chromosome VII nucleotide sequence gaggatgaagtcgagCCAGGCTCCTGCATCATGAATGTGGATCAGTACACAGCTATACAGGATAAGGCCAAGGACACAACTTACGAAGCATGCGCAGCTCCTCTCTCGCAGTATTAGGCGGTGTTTCTGCAGAGTCGAATACTCCATGTTGCCGCGCAAGACGAGTTTGCTTCCGGAGGCATTCCATCAGCTGTCCCATTGCTACCCAGATATCCACCATGTCCAAAAGCTGCTGTCTCGAGAGACCAGTGGCTGGATTTCCCTGCGCGAATCCGTCAGGAGGCGAAAACAGCACTGTGTTAAAGTCGGCAGGGTCTGGAGAAGTCCTGCAAACCTGCGGAAGCTCCAAAGCACCGGTTGTTCGTTGTCCCCGAAGCCACCGGCTTTGACCCTGGAAGTCGTTTTCACGGTCTTTTCGGTTTCCAAATAACTGGCAGAATATCCATACTCGCCAGATAGCTGCATCGACTCTTTCAGCGCGGGTATCGTACGGGTCGCGGAGACCAGCTACCATGTCCTTATTCAGGAGTGGCTCACAGTGGTCTTGGAGCAGGAACTTAATATTCGCTAGATGTATGAGATCCCGGGTGTAGTGGCGAAGATACAGATTGGCTGTGAATGCTTGGTTACCTGGTTTCTCGGTGTTACCACCCGCCTCCTTTATCTCGCGGAGCTCCCATGCGGGAGGGGAGATTTTTTTAGCGTGCCCTTCATGAGACCAAGCTCATCTGACTTAAACGCGAGGTAAGAAGCCTTGTTAACTAGGGCTAGTGAGAACAAGTCTGGTAGGTCGTCAACCTCTTGCATAATGCGGTGGAAAATTGAGTTCCCAGGATGTGGTGTCGTTGTAGCGTCCCCAGGAGTCAATGGCACACCGTCCAATTCGTACAAGCTGCAAACTGGACGGCGCAAGCTTGGATGATCCACTGGTGATCTGTCGCAGGTGGATCCCTGAATTGAAGGGCGCGCTGACTGGACGCTGTCTACTACCAGAACCTGGGTGTCTCTGATGAGGGACTCATCCACAGCTGCAGCGACAAGATTGTTGAGGTAGAGGGACATCCTCTCGTCCATCAGAACTGAGAGCACCCGCTTCATGCGGGTAATTGGAGTGGGAGGTGCTGCGCCAGCTGGACGTGGTTGCCTCTGAGTGTGTGGCTCTACTCTCACGAATGGAGTGGGTGGACGGTGAGCTGAGGCTGACGAAGGACGGATTGCCGGGTTCCGGTGACGAATTAGCTTTGCGGGCCAAAGGCGCTGAAATGCCCGTGTCAAAACACTGTTATGTCTCGCTTTAGAGCTGATATCCTTCGCCTCGTGAGAAAAGGTGGTTAACGGGACAGCTTCTGTTGGCGTTGAAGATACCTGGCGAGCAGTTTCCCGAGTGCTTTTTGCCAGAGATTCATGAGTCCGACCACTTGCAGAAGGCTGCTCGACATCGAGACAGAAAACGCAGATAGTAGAACTATTCGTTGGCTTAGTTGGACACCCAGGTCCATCAACGGCTTGGTTTGTGGCCACCACATTGCGAGGTCTCTCAAGCTCAGGGATGGCCATATCCAATCTTGAAAGTGGCGAGATGGGACTGAACACGTTGCCCCTGTCAACAGGCGGACTAGTTGTTCTCTGCATCCTCGAATCCCTGGAGAGAGACGgggttggaggaagaggtttgGTGGCCAGTTGCGTATAGCTTGGGGGCTCAACATCTGGCAGGGATGACTGTACGCTTCTTCGAGGACGCAGAGGCCGGGGCGCCAACTCCTCATCTCTATTCTGGCCGTAGAAGAGCTTGCCGTATGCTGGTGGACCCATTGTCGTTGGTTCGTCCACGAGAGTAAGACTGGAGGCGACAGAGCTTGCTTCAATGCGTgggctgttgatgctgatgacGGTGCTATCAATGCTTGGTACTCGTATTTGTGATTGCTCATCAGATGCCTTATGCGGGTCTTTTGCCTGCAAGTCTTCAAGATAGAATAATTGGCAGGGACCGGCCATGATGTATTATGATTAAGATAACTAGGACATGTATGTAGAAAGACTCAGTACATGAAATGACGAGCAGTGAATTCAGCCGTAGAATGGCACTTCATATATACCCGGTCTGGTAGACCGGTctatcctcctcaactcCTGCCATGGGGTAGACTCCGGTCAATCGCTTTCCTTATTTCACAGTGTTCTATCGCTACACCTGATTAAAAGCAGCCTACCGCAAATATTGACCTTGCAATATTTCGGATCCCGCGGCACGGTTACAATCTATCAAAAGCAGATTCTAACCCCATACCACCTTTTCAGCGCCCAATCAGTTCTTTACTCATAGAAGCAAGAGAGTAAGCAGGCAGACAATTAGATTGTTCCTTACCTCGAAGGGTAACAGCCCAGGGTCGTTGCTGAAGCCAGCGTTGGCACTGCCTAGCACTAGCCAAGATGAGTGCGTAAATATGGAACAGCTGAGCGCTAAGGTCAGGAGGGGCAAAGCAGGGAGTGCATTGCCACCAAGTTGCTGCACGCTTCTCGGAAGACAAACCAAGACCTCCAACCCCATTGGTTCCTGATCTATAAAAATATCCCGTGCTGCATCCGGCCCGTTCCTTTCCGCCCCCTTCTCCACTCTTATACTTGTTTCCCTTCCCGGTTCAAACTCATCATTTAGACTGTCACCAACTATAGATCTGATAGGTGATCTTGTCAGCACTCTGAATTGTATAGTAGTTCGGATCATCGGGTTCTTCACCGCCAACACTGCAGACGAAACCTTACCCTATCAGGTATATACGTCAAACTGATTTTGGGGCGACCTTTTAAAAGATTAGGGGCCGATTCTTGCTATCAGTGGCCAAACGGACTGCCTTCTGAAACACGTAAATGTAAGTCAAGTCTTCCAGTTAACTGCTGCGGTAGCCTAGTACCTACATGACCTCATCCACAAGTTATCCATTGTCTTGTTTCGGATATACTTAAACCCAACTGTTGTAGAAGAATACCCGCTTAGGTGAAACATATCCAGCCAATATCCATTATAAACCGCAGCTATGTTGGTTCAACCATCTGGGCTGGCCATTATTGGCTTGCTTCTGTACCCGAGCACCAACGCTCGTGCTCGGCGAATTCTTGCTCTGGTCTAGGTCCCTTTGATGTCTCTCGTAAACCCTGCGCCTGTTTCAGGCATACATGACTGTTCCATGCCCATTCTATGCCCATTCCATTTCTGTTGGTCTATTGAGGGTTCCTGCCAGGTCTACTACTTACGGCTGTAGAGCCAGCATCCCTGGAGCATCAGTTAATTGTTTCATATACCGTCTGGGCCGACCATTAGCGGAGAGACTTACTAGTGTCTGTGATGTCAGGCTGCGACTATTCTATCTTAGTTTCATGTTGGCCTAAACATTATCCTGCTTCGGTTATCTGTCGAATTGGGCTGGTTTCATGTTGAtgcaagaagcagaacgcGTCCTTgccaggctgctgcagtgcaCCCTGCGACGAACTCAGGGTTATTGCCATGTAGGTAGGCTCGTTTCAAAGACTACTGCCCTACGTTAAATATTGCAAGTGCCTGTTTCAGAATTGCGGTACCTGCATATTGAAGTATACACAGCGGCGCACTGACCATTAACCAACTAACAGATGACCAATCGGACTGAAATAACAGTGTTAGGATGCAGGGCTACAGATCTGTCGCTTGCTAAAGTTCCTGAGAATCTACTTTTGCCCTCAACGATGTGATATTCTAAGTTCGTCGGTGTCTAGCGCTGCTCTGTATGAAGTCACATTTCAATCTGTTTTCGCCtccaagagaaagagaataTGAACTCTTACACCCCATATATCCCAGTCTAAACATTAAGTCCTCTAGTCTACCCTCTTACAGTTACCAACACCGTATATTCTGCTCTCCAATCAATTCCTTAGTGGATCGTTATCTCTTCTCCCGCTAGCCCACATGAAAGTCACCTTTACCTACATCCTAtacctctttctctccctcctttccagcacctcctACCCCACCCCTAACACCTGCTCTGGAGACTGCTGGGCCCATGACCCGGGTTTATACCAACGCATCTCCGATGAAAAATACTTCCGCTTCTCAACCGGCTCTGGCATTTAGATCCGGCTCTGGCATTTAGATCCACAACGCTGATACCCTCTCTGGCCCTTGAAAAGCAGTGGGCGATGCCCTGTCCAGCGGCACTATTATAAATCATCCAGGTCGAACTAAATTATAGGCTCCAAATGTCCACTACGATCAGGCCACAAAAACCTACCACATGTACTATACCGTCTCAACACTCGGCTCTCGCAACAGCGTGATAGGGCTTACATCTCACCCAGTTTAATGCCCGAGAGCTGGACGGATCACGGCGCAGTTATTTACTCTACAAATGAGGACAGATACAATGCCATTGATGGGAACTGGGTCGAGATTGATGGTGTATCATATCTGAACTTTGGGTCGTAATGGGATGGGCTGTTTCAAGCCCCATCGTCATTTACACGGGATGAAGGTTCAAAGGAGGAGAGGCATGCTATGCATGTCGCCAAAGATACACTGAGCCATCTAGCCTACAATGCAACGGGGCATCATCGTATCGAAGCGACGTTTATCTTTCAACATAGGAGCTGGTATTACTTGCTCTTCTCGTCT carries:
- a CDS encoding uncharacterized protein (transcript_id=CADANIAT00008438), yielding MAGPCQLFYLEDLQAKDPHKASDEQSQIRVPSIDSTVISINSPRIEASSVASSLTLVDEPTTMGPPAYGKLFYGQNRDEELAPRPLRPRRSVQSSLPDVEPPSYTQLATKPLPPTPSLSRDSRMQRTTSPPVDRGNVFSPISPLSRLDMAIPELERPRNVVATNQAVDGPGCPTKPTNSSTICVFCLDVEQPSASGRTHESLAKSTRETARQVSSTPTEAVPLTTFSHEAKDISSKARHNSVLTRAFQRLWPAKLIRHRNPAIRPSSASAHRPPTPFVRVEPHTQRQPRPAGAAPPTPITRMKRVLSVLMDERMSLYLNNLVAAAVDESLIRDTQVLVVDSVQSARPSIQGSTCDRSPVDHPSLRRPVCSLYELDGHAKKISPPAWELREIKEAGGNTEKPGNQAFTANLYLRHYTRDLIHLANIKFLLQDHCEPLLNKDMVAGLRDPYDTRAERVDAAIWRVWIFCQLFGNRKDRENDFQGQSRWLRGQRTTGALELPQVCRTSPDPADFNTVLFSPPDGFAQGNPATGLSRQQLLDMVDIWVAMGQLMECLRKQTRLARQHGVFDSAETPPNTAREELRMLRAWLDFILTLGPAAVLELVPAGPNSDPARAFGRAKANGWTQWSPPPLKAPRSNFLVGIVRSLLQTMPDNDFDGNAI